In a genomic window of Nocardiopsis mwathae:
- the rpsP gene encoding 30S ribosomal protein S16 has product MAVKIKLKRLGNIRNPKYRIVVADARTKRDGKAIEEIGLYHPKEEPSRIEVNSERAKHWLSVGAQPTGPVKTLLLRTGIWQEFKGLPAPQNPLKVAEPRDKEAEEAAFQAVLKELVLPGDEAKGKGKKADKKADKAEKAEKAEKAEKAEKAEKSEKAEEKTAEAAEKSEGEA; this is encoded by the coding sequence GTGGCTGTCAAGATCAAGCTCAAGCGACTTGGGAACATCCGCAACCCCAAGTACCGCATCGTTGTCGCCGACGCGCGCACCAAGCGCGACGGCAAGGCCATCGAGGAGATCGGCCTCTACCACCCGAAGGAAGAGCCGAGCCGCATCGAGGTGAACTCCGAGCGGGCGAAGCACTGGCTGTCCGTGGGAGCCCAGCCCACCGGCCCGGTGAAGACGCTGCTGCTGCGCACCGGCATCTGGCAGGAGTTCAAGGGCCTGCCCGCGCCGCAGAACCCGCTCAAGGTGGCCGAGCCGCGCGACAAGGAGGCCGAGGAGGCCGCCTTCCAGGCCGTCCTCAAGGAGCTCGTCCTGCCCGGTGACGAGGCCAAGGGCAAGGGTAAGAAGGCGGACAAGAAGGCCGACAAGGCTGAGAAGGCCGAGAAGGCCGAGAAGGCCGAGAAGGCCGAGAAGGCTGAGAAGTCGGAGAAGGCCGAGGAGAAGACCGCCGAGGCCGCGGAGAAGTCCGAGGGCGAGGCCTGA
- the ffh gene encoding signal recognition particle protein, whose product MFETLSDRLTSVFSSLRGKGRLSEEDINATAREIRLALLEADVALPVVREFIGQVKERARGEEVSKALNPAQQVIKIVNEELIQILGGETREIRFAKNPPTVIMLAGLQGAGKTTLAGKLAKWLAAQRNTPLLVAADLQRPNAVTQLQVVGERAAVPVFAPEPGNGVGDPVAVARASVEHAERNNHNVVIIDTAGRLGIDSEMMQQAADIRDAVKPDEILFVVDAMIGQDAVNTAQAFLDGVGYDAVALTKLDGDARGGAALSIRHITGRPIMFASTGEKLEDFDLFHPDRMAGRILDMGDVLTLIEQAQRTFEESEVEKMASTLASDEDFTLDDFLQQMAMVRKLGPISNLLGMMPGMGQMRDQISNVDEKDLDRIAAIIRSMTPAERANPKIINGSRRLRIANGSGTQVSDVNGLVTRFFDAQKMMRQVKNGGMPGMPGMPGMPGGGKKKAKAQAKKAKKGKQRSGNPLKAKEQEAQKAAERRKRREEGGVPDQPPQLPPGLGGGAPLPPGLGGGKMPDLSGFKLPEK is encoded by the coding sequence GTGTTCGAGACGCTTTCCGACCGGTTGACATCGGTCTTCTCCTCGCTGCGCGGCAAGGGCCGGCTGTCCGAGGAGGACATCAACGCCACCGCGCGCGAGATCCGTCTCGCGCTCCTGGAAGCCGACGTGGCGCTGCCCGTCGTCCGCGAGTTCATCGGACAAGTCAAGGAACGCGCCCGCGGCGAAGAGGTCTCCAAGGCGCTGAACCCGGCGCAGCAGGTCATCAAGATCGTCAACGAGGAGCTCATCCAGATCCTCGGTGGCGAGACCCGCGAGATCCGGTTCGCCAAGAACCCGCCGACCGTCATCATGCTGGCGGGTCTGCAAGGTGCGGGTAAGACCACGCTCGCCGGCAAGCTCGCCAAGTGGCTGGCGGCACAGCGCAACACCCCGCTGCTGGTCGCGGCGGACCTGCAGCGCCCCAACGCCGTCACCCAGCTGCAGGTGGTCGGTGAGCGCGCGGCCGTCCCGGTCTTCGCCCCCGAGCCCGGCAACGGCGTCGGCGACCCGGTCGCGGTCGCGCGGGCGTCGGTCGAGCACGCCGAGCGCAACAACCACAACGTCGTCATCATCGACACCGCGGGCCGCCTGGGCATCGACAGCGAGATGATGCAGCAGGCCGCCGACATCCGCGACGCGGTGAAGCCGGACGAGATCCTGTTCGTCGTCGACGCGATGATCGGCCAGGACGCGGTCAACACCGCGCAGGCGTTCCTCGACGGCGTCGGCTACGACGCGGTGGCCCTCACCAAGCTCGACGGCGACGCGCGCGGCGGTGCCGCGCTGTCCATCCGGCACATCACCGGTCGGCCGATCATGTTCGCCTCCACCGGTGAGAAGCTGGAGGACTTCGACCTCTTCCACCCGGACCGGATGGCCGGACGCATCCTCGACATGGGTGACGTGCTCACCCTCATCGAGCAGGCGCAGCGGACGTTCGAGGAGTCCGAGGTCGAGAAGATGGCCAGCACGCTGGCCTCCGACGAGGACTTCACCCTCGATGACTTCCTGCAGCAGATGGCGATGGTCCGCAAGCTGGGGCCGATCAGCAACCTGCTCGGCATGATGCCCGGCATGGGGCAGATGCGTGACCAGATCAGCAACGTCGACGAGAAGGACCTGGACCGGATCGCCGCCATCATCCGGTCGATGACGCCGGCCGAGCGTGCCAACCCGAAGATCATCAACGGGTCGCGGCGGCTGCGCATCGCCAACGGTTCGGGCACGCAGGTCAGCGACGTCAACGGCCTGGTGACGCGGTTCTTCGACGCGCAGAAGATGATGCGCCAGGTGAAGAACGGCGGAATGCCGGGCATGCCCGGAATGCCGGGCATGCCGGGCGGCGGCAAGAAGAAGGCCAAGGCCCAGGCCAAGAAGGCGAAGAAGGGCAAGCAGCGCAGCGGCAACCCGCTCAAGGCCAAGGAGCAGGAGGCGCAGAAGGCGGCCGAGCGCCGGAAGCGCCGTGAGGAGGGCGGCGTCCCGGACCAGCCGCCGCAGCTGCCCCCGGGCCTCGGCGGCGGCGCGCCGCTCCCGCCCGGCCTCGGCGGGGGGAAGATGCCCGACCTGTCGGGCTTCAAGCTGCCCGAGAAGTAG
- a CDS encoding LolA-like protein, whose amino-acid sequence MTAALALGASGCAIDLSGLRPGGDEEPSPSPTPVDAKPVLDAAVKALGEMPAVAVQGQVAPSGEDQGAVNEVALTVTGSGAVSGTVQENENEAQVMEADDKLFINAPAEYWLDQDVANPDSDKYAGSWVRVSGGQLGMDPSEVLAPGKLAGILGGLAPAEDTATLENLDGTSAYRVDLDGGEKNRVWISEEEPYRLLRMEIEELNPEDGDGGPRTRLNFAEPESADVDKVYDDLIAAAEDDLTGSRDARVPVAWESQLKLDCATGGKCTVSGTVKDDSSGGDEAEGTVLVRLDATLENDELGEKKCDDTASLKAGSTAKVSCSVDYALGASSTPKSYEVTGQGLLSTRGLSGKQKDELVTSLKEQKKTAQEGGGEQSDDSEDAADD is encoded by the coding sequence GTGACGGCCGCGCTCGCACTCGGTGCGTCGGGCTGCGCGATCGACCTGAGCGGGTTGCGCCCCGGCGGCGATGAGGAGCCGTCGCCGTCGCCCACCCCCGTCGACGCCAAACCGGTGCTCGACGCCGCGGTCAAGGCGCTCGGCGAGATGCCGGCCGTGGCCGTGCAGGGCCAGGTCGCCCCGTCCGGCGAGGACCAGGGCGCCGTCAACGAGGTCGCGCTCACCGTTACCGGCTCCGGCGCCGTCTCCGGCACGGTCCAGGAGAACGAGAACGAAGCCCAGGTGATGGAGGCCGACGACAAGCTCTTCATCAACGCCCCGGCGGAGTATTGGCTGGACCAGGACGTCGCCAACCCCGACTCCGACAAGTACGCCGGCAGCTGGGTGCGGGTTTCGGGTGGCCAGCTCGGCATGGACCCCTCCGAGGTGCTCGCCCCCGGGAAGCTGGCCGGGATCCTCGGCGGGCTCGCCCCGGCCGAGGACACCGCGACCCTGGAGAACCTCGACGGGACCTCCGCCTACCGGGTGGACCTCGACGGCGGGGAGAAGAACCGCGTCTGGATCAGCGAGGAGGAGCCCTACCGGCTGCTCCGTATGGAGATCGAGGAGCTCAACCCGGAGGACGGCGACGGCGGCCCGCGCACCCGGCTGAACTTCGCCGAGCCGGAGAGCGCCGACGTGGACAAGGTCTACGACGACCTCATCGCCGCGGCCGAGGACGACCTGACCGGATCGCGCGATGCCCGCGTCCCGGTGGCCTGGGAGAGCCAGCTCAAGCTCGACTGCGCGACCGGCGGCAAGTGCACGGTCAGCGGCACCGTCAAGGACGACTCCTCCGGCGGGGACGAGGCCGAGGGCACCGTCCTGGTCCGGCTGGACGCCACGCTTGAGAACGACGAGCTGGGCGAGAAGAAGTGCGACGACACCGCCTCGCTGAAGGCCGGGTCCACCGCCAAGGTCTCCTGCAGCGTCGACTACGCGCTGGGCGCCAGCTCCACCCCGAAGTCCTACGAGGTCACCGGCCAGGGCCTGCTGTCCACCCGCGGCCTGAGCGGCAAGCAGAAGGACGAGCTGGTCACGTCGCTCAAGGAGCAGAAGAAGACGGCCCAGGAGGGCGGCGGCGAGCAGTCGGACGACTCCGAGGACGCGGCCGACGACTGA
- a CDS encoding ammonium transporter, translating to MIDSGNTAWLLVSAALVMLMTPGLAFFYGGMSRAKSVLNMMLMSFASIAIVSVLWVVVGYSLTYGGGAGPLTPFIGGLEYAGLNSLVGEVADDGHPELVDVGFQMMFAVITVALISGAIADRAKFGAWLVFVPVWSLLVYFPVAHWVWGGGWFESLSIGGAEVIDFAGGTAVHINAGAAALALTFVLGRRKGFGSTEMRPHNLPFVLLGAALLWFGWFGFNAGSAYAADEVAALALVNTQVATAAAVGAWMLVELLRYGKTTALGFASGAIAGLVAITPAAANLTPLGAIALGLVAGGVCAYAISWKYRFKYDDALDVVGVHLVGGIIGSLLIGLFASSITGDGEPNGLFGPLLAGQGFIDTSGLALLAVQVIAVVAVLIYSFVVTYVIGKVIDLAMGFRIAEHIETNGLDHELHAESAYAFDELDELEGGDKLSSPTPPGEEVTLR from the coding sequence ATGATCGACAGCGGCAACACCGCGTGGTTGCTCGTCAGCGCCGCGCTGGTGATGTTGATGACACCGGGCCTGGCCTTCTTCTACGGAGGCATGTCCCGCGCCAAGAGCGTGCTGAACATGATGCTGATGAGCTTCGCCAGCATCGCCATCGTCAGCGTCCTGTGGGTGGTCGTCGGATACTCGCTGACCTACGGCGGCGGTGCCGGACCGCTCACCCCCTTCATCGGCGGACTGGAGTACGCCGGGCTCAACAGCCTCGTCGGCGAGGTCGCCGACGACGGCCACCCCGAGCTCGTCGACGTCGGATTCCAGATGATGTTCGCCGTCATCACCGTGGCCCTCATCAGCGGCGCGATCGCCGACCGCGCCAAGTTCGGGGCCTGGCTCGTGTTCGTCCCGGTCTGGTCGCTGCTGGTCTACTTCCCCGTCGCCCACTGGGTGTGGGGCGGCGGCTGGTTCGAGTCGCTCAGCATCGGCGGCGCCGAGGTCATCGACTTCGCCGGCGGCACCGCCGTGCACATCAACGCCGGTGCGGCCGCGCTCGCCCTGACCTTCGTGCTGGGCCGGCGCAAGGGCTTCGGGTCCACCGAGATGCGCCCGCACAACCTGCCCTTCGTCCTGCTCGGCGCCGCCCTGCTGTGGTTCGGCTGGTTCGGATTCAACGCGGGCTCGGCCTACGCCGCCGATGAGGTCGCCGCGCTCGCACTGGTCAACACCCAGGTCGCCACCGCCGCGGCGGTGGGCGCGTGGATGCTCGTGGAGCTGCTGCGCTACGGCAAGACCACCGCCCTGGGCTTCGCCTCCGGCGCCATCGCCGGCCTGGTGGCCATCACCCCGGCCGCCGCCAACCTCACCCCGCTCGGCGCCATCGCCCTGGGGCTCGTCGCCGGTGGCGTGTGCGCCTACGCGATCAGCTGGAAGTACCGCTTCAAGTACGACGACGCCCTGGACGTGGTCGGCGTCCACCTGGTCGGCGGCATCATCGGCTCGCTCCTGATCGGCCTGTTCGCCTCCTCGATCACCGGTGACGGCGAGCCCAACGGCCTCTTCGGTCCGCTGCTCGCCGGGCAGGGCTTCATCGACACCTCCGGGCTGGCCCTCCTGGCAGTCCAGGTCATCGCGGTCGTCGCGGTCCTCATCTACTCCTTCGTTGTGACCTACGTCATCGGCAAGGTCATCGACCTGGCCATGGGCTTCCGGATCGCCGAGCACATCGAGACCAACGGCCTGGACCACGAGCTGCACGCCGAGAGCGCCTACGCCTTCGACGAGCTCGACGAGCTCGAAGGCGGAGACAAGCTCTCCTCGCCGACGCCTCCGGGCGAGGAGGTGACCTTGCGGTAG
- a CDS encoding ABC transporter ATP-binding protein, protein MTAHRRTVISARGLTKSYGRTRALAGVDLDVRQGEIFGFLGPNGAGKTTAIRILLDLIRRDGGEVTLLGHDPRTAGAGLRADIGYLPGELAMSTRRSARELLTYYGNLRGGVHPSRIGALAERFKLDLDRPVRGLSKGNKQKVGLVQAFMHDPALLILDEPTSGLDPLLQQEFLALVRETRSEGRTVFMSSHVLSEVQAVSDRAAIIRDGRIAATENMEELRDRVAREFTIRFAEEPSADEVERFGDEADVQDLAVHGDTLTCVVHGSPDALIKLAARHTVLMLNSEEPDLERLFFTHYDNGTGEEGTQRDADA, encoded by the coding sequence ATGACCGCACACCGCAGGACCGTGATCTCGGCCAGGGGCCTGACGAAGAGCTACGGCCGCACCCGGGCGCTGGCGGGCGTGGACCTCGACGTGCGCCAGGGCGAGATCTTCGGCTTTCTCGGCCCGAACGGGGCCGGGAAGACGACCGCCATCCGCATCCTGCTCGACCTGATCCGGCGCGACGGCGGCGAGGTGACCCTGCTCGGGCACGACCCGCGCACCGCCGGGGCCGGGCTCCGCGCCGACATCGGCTACCTGCCCGGTGAGCTGGCCATGAGCACCCGACGCTCTGCCCGCGAACTGCTGACCTACTACGGGAACCTGCGCGGCGGCGTGCACCCCTCCCGCATCGGCGCACTGGCCGAGCGCTTCAAGCTGGACCTGGACAGGCCCGTCCGCGGCCTGTCCAAGGGGAACAAGCAGAAGGTCGGTCTGGTGCAGGCGTTCATGCACGATCCCGCGCTGCTCATCCTGGACGAGCCCACCAGCGGGCTGGACCCGCTGCTGCAGCAGGAATTCCTGGCGCTGGTCCGCGAGACCCGCTCCGAGGGCCGCACGGTCTTCATGTCCTCGCACGTGCTCTCCGAGGTGCAGGCGGTCTCCGACCGCGCCGCCATCATCCGCGACGGACGCATCGCGGCCACCGAGAACATGGAGGAACTGCGCGACCGGGTGGCCCGCGAGTTCACCATCCGCTTCGCCGAGGAACCGTCCGCGGACGAGGTGGAGCGGTTCGGCGACGAGGCCGACGTCCAGGACCTGGCGGTGCACGGCGACACGCTCACCTGCGTCGTGCACGGCAGCCCGGACGCGCTGATCAAGCTCGCCGCCCGACACACCGTGCTGATGCTGAACAGCGAGGAACCGGACCTGGAACGGCTGTTCTTCACCCACTACGACAACGGCACGGGTGAGGAGGGGACACAGCGGGATGCTGATGCGTAA
- a CDS encoding ABC transporter permease, protein MLMRNVFGKFLQDMRRSIIAWAVAVAAVTAMYSAFWPAMADSAELMDAYVEAMPEVARAMGWEDMSSPAGYLNATVFGLLAPLLMVIAAIAFGTRAIAADEEEGKLELVLAHPVGRVSVLLQRFAAVVVALAVIGLAALATLLLLEPLLDLGIGPYHLFAATATTVLIALVYGSVALAVGAATGRRSYALGGAVLLAAIGYLGNTFALQVEELEWMRFLSPFYYGFDPNPLVNGFDPAYAAVLVAVPVVLVALGLGAFTRRDIAV, encoded by the coding sequence ATGCTGATGCGTAACGTCTTCGGCAAGTTCCTTCAGGACATGCGGCGGTCGATCATCGCCTGGGCCGTCGCGGTCGCGGCGGTCACCGCCATGTACAGCGCCTTCTGGCCGGCCATGGCGGACTCGGCCGAGCTGATGGACGCCTACGTCGAGGCCATGCCCGAGGTCGCCCGGGCCATGGGCTGGGAGGACATGTCCTCCCCTGCCGGCTACCTCAACGCCACGGTCTTCGGGCTGCTCGCGCCCCTGCTGATGGTGATCGCCGCCATCGCGTTCGGCACCCGGGCCATCGCCGCCGACGAGGAGGAGGGCAAGCTGGAACTGGTCCTGGCCCACCCGGTCGGCCGGGTGAGCGTGCTGCTGCAGCGGTTCGCCGCGGTCGTGGTCGCCCTGGCCGTCATCGGGCTGGCCGCCCTGGCGACCCTCCTCCTGCTCGAACCCCTTCTCGACCTCGGTATCGGGCCCTACCACCTGTTCGCGGCGACCGCCACGACGGTGCTGATCGCGCTCGTCTACGGCTCGGTCGCGCTGGCCGTCGGCGCGGCCACCGGCCGTCGGTCCTACGCCCTGGGCGGCGCGGTCCTGCTCGCGGCGATCGGCTACCTCGGCAACACTTTCGCCCTGCAGGTCGAGGAGCTGGAGTGGATGCGGTTCCTCTCGCCGTTCTACTACGGGTTCGACCCGAACCCGCTGGTCAACGGCTTCGACCCCGCCTACGCCGCCGTGCTCGTCGCCGTTCCGGTCGTGCTGGTCGCCCTCGGCCTGGGCGCGTTCACCCGCCGCGACATCGCGGTCTGA
- the ftsY gene encoding signal recognition particle-docking protein FtsY has protein sequence MDYSIFAVAIFLIAVLVFGGVFLIRPRRPGVTDEKPSAEVTDATTAEAGTAVAEPEEREEPAGAPATATAEAPPVEAPAAPELETPPPSAGRLVRLRARLARSQSTFGQGLLSLLSADKLDDDAWDEIEDTLITADVGVTAASQIVDNLRTKVKVQGGRTPEEVRGMLREELIAQIDPRLDRAVRTDPHGDRPAVLMIVGVNGTGKTTTTGKLGRVLVGDGRSVVLGAADTFRAAAADQLETWGSRVGAPVVRKDEGADPASVAFDAVARGMDEGADTVIIDTAGRLHTKTGLMDELGKVKRVVEKKSQVDEVLLVLDATTGQNGLRQARVFAEAVNITGIVLTKLDGTAKGGIIIQVQRELGVPVKLVGLGEGPDDLAPFDAEAFVDAILGED, from the coding sequence ATGGACTACTCGATCTTCGCCGTTGCGATCTTCCTCATCGCCGTCCTGGTGTTCGGCGGCGTCTTCCTGATCCGGCCCCGGCGCCCCGGGGTCACCGACGAGAAGCCGTCCGCCGAGGTGACGGACGCGACGACCGCGGAAGCGGGCACCGCCGTCGCCGAACCGGAGGAGCGGGAGGAACCGGCCGGGGCACCCGCCACCGCCACGGCGGAGGCACCGCCCGTCGAGGCCCCGGCGGCTCCGGAGCTGGAGACCCCGCCGCCGTCGGCCGGGCGGCTGGTGCGGCTGCGCGCCCGGCTCGCCCGCTCGCAGAGCACCTTCGGGCAGGGGCTGCTGTCGCTCCTTTCCGCCGACAAGCTCGACGACGACGCCTGGGACGAGATCGAGGACACGCTCATCACCGCCGACGTCGGCGTGACCGCGGCCTCGCAGATCGTCGACAACCTGCGCACCAAGGTCAAGGTGCAGGGCGGCCGCACTCCCGAGGAAGTGCGCGGGATGCTGCGCGAGGAGCTGATCGCGCAGATCGACCCCCGGCTCGACCGCGCCGTGCGCACCGACCCGCACGGCGACCGGCCCGCGGTGCTCATGATCGTCGGGGTGAACGGCACCGGCAAGACCACCACCACCGGCAAGCTCGGCCGCGTGCTGGTCGGCGACGGGCGCAGCGTGGTGCTCGGTGCCGCCGACACCTTCCGCGCGGCCGCCGCCGACCAGCTGGAGACCTGGGGGTCGCGCGTCGGTGCCCCGGTGGTCCGCAAGGACGAGGGCGCCGACCCGGCGAGTGTCGCCTTCGACGCGGTGGCGCGCGGCATGGACGAGGGCGCCGACACGGTCATCATCGACACCGCGGGGCGCCTGCACACCAAGACCGGCCTGATGGACGAGCTCGGCAAGGTCAAGCGCGTCGTGGAGAAGAAGTCCCAGGTCGACGAGGTGCTGCTGGTGCTCGACGCCACCACGGGGCAGAACGGGCTGCGCCAGGCACGCGTGTTCGCCGAGGCCGTCAACATCACCGGCATCGTGCTCACCAAGCTGGACGGCACCGCGAAGGGCGGCATCATCATCCAGGTGCAGCGCGAACTGGGTGTCCCGGTCAAGCTGGTCGGGCTCGGCGAGGGACCGGACGACCTGGCGCCCTTCGACGCCGAGGCGTTCGTCGACGCGATCCTCGGTGAGGACTGA
- a CDS encoding FecCD family ABC transporter permease yields MFGRSRPSWAWLLGGLAALVAAMVLGVAAGAASITPLDIAGALLAPVWPGMESPLDDRQAAVLVELRLPRVVLGAMVGGLLACAGAAYQGVFRNPLADPYLLGAASGGGLGATLVIAFGGDVFDSPRALVPVAAFLGALLGVAAAYALGHSTARGGTASLVLAGVAVSSFLSAVQTLLQQMRIEELQRIYAWVLGGLGRSGWDDIVMVTPYAVAAMVVLLGCGYLLDMLALGDEKAVSLGLNATAVRLIVISAASLATAAAVAVSGLIGFVGIVVPHIVRRLVGTGYRMILPMSLLVGGAFLVLVDIVARTVIAPAELPLGVVTAFLGAPFFIIVLRGTRDRSM; encoded by the coding sequence TTGTTCGGACGTTCCCGGCCGTCGTGGGCGTGGCTCCTCGGCGGACTCGCCGCCCTCGTGGCGGCGATGGTCCTCGGCGTGGCCGCCGGGGCGGCCTCCATCACCCCGCTCGACATCGCCGGGGCCCTGCTCGCCCCCGTCTGGCCGGGAATGGAGTCCCCGCTCGACGACCGCCAGGCCGCGGTCCTGGTGGAGCTGCGCCTACCGCGTGTCGTCCTCGGCGCGATGGTGGGCGGCCTGCTGGCCTGTGCGGGCGCCGCCTACCAGGGCGTGTTCCGCAACCCGCTGGCCGACCCCTACCTGTTGGGGGCGGCCAGCGGGGGCGGGCTGGGGGCGACCCTGGTGATCGCCTTCGGTGGCGACGTGTTCGACTCACCACGCGCCCTGGTCCCGGTCGCGGCGTTCCTCGGCGCTCTGCTGGGCGTCGCCGCCGCCTACGCCCTGGGCCACAGCACCGCGCGCGGCGGCACGGCCTCGCTCGTGCTCGCCGGCGTCGCCGTCTCCTCCTTCCTGTCGGCGGTACAGACGCTGCTGCAGCAGATGCGCATCGAGGAGCTGCAGCGCATCTACGCCTGGGTGCTGGGCGGACTGGGCAGGAGCGGCTGGGATGACATCGTGATGGTCACGCCGTATGCCGTCGCGGCCATGGTGGTGCTGCTCGGTTGCGGCTACCTGCTCGACATGCTCGCGCTCGGCGACGAGAAGGCGGTGAGTCTCGGGCTCAATGCGACGGCGGTGCGGCTGATCGTGATCTCCGCCGCCTCCCTGGCGACCGCGGCGGCGGTGGCGGTCAGCGGGCTGATCGGGTTCGTGGGCATCGTCGTTCCGCACATCGTGCGCCGACTGGTGGGCACCGGCTACCGGATGATCCTGCCGATGTCACTTCTGGTCGGCGGCGCCTTCCTGGTGCTGGTGGACATCGTGGCGCGCACCGTCATCGCCCCGGCCGAACTCCCGCTGGGGGTGGTGACGGCCTTCCTCGGCGCTCCGTTCTTCATCATCGTGCTGCGGGGGACACGCGACCGTTCGATGTGA
- a CDS encoding helical backbone metal receptor yields MRNARRLSAALLPAALVLTAACGGPDTADGAGAGDSGGAFPVTVDDARGEVTIDEAPQRIVSLSPSTTEMLFAIGAGDQVAAADEYSDYPEEAPTTDLSGFTPSVEAISEEDPDLVILAGSAEDAAEQLDKLGIPVLVLDAATTLDDTYDQIRLLGEVTGEAESADAEADRVESEITGIVDETKEKLGDTDLSYYHEVDDTMYSATSDTFIGQIYNEFGLTNIADEADDAASSGGYPQLSPEFIVEADPDLIFLAYGGADAVEDVAERPAFDKVSAVQDDDIVQLDEDISSRWGPRVVDLAQEVSDAVLAASGEER; encoded by the coding sequence GTGCGCAACGCACGCCGCCTGTCGGCCGCCCTCCTGCCGGCCGCGCTGGTTCTGACCGCCGCCTGCGGCGGCCCCGACACCGCCGATGGCGCCGGGGCCGGCGACTCCGGCGGTGCCTTCCCCGTCACGGTCGACGACGCCCGCGGTGAGGTGACCATCGACGAGGCGCCGCAGCGCATCGTCTCGCTGTCGCCCAGCACCACCGAGATGCTCTTCGCGATCGGCGCCGGCGACCAGGTCGCCGCCGCCGACGAGTACTCCGACTACCCGGAGGAGGCGCCCACCACCGACCTCTCCGGCTTCACCCCCAGCGTCGAGGCGATCTCCGAGGAGGACCCCGACCTGGTGATCCTCGCCGGGAGCGCCGAGGACGCGGCCGAGCAGCTGGACAAGCTGGGAATCCCGGTCCTGGTCCTGGACGCGGCCACGACCCTCGACGACACCTACGACCAGATCCGTCTGCTCGGCGAGGTCACCGGCGAGGCCGAGAGCGCCGACGCCGAGGCCGACCGGGTCGAGTCCGAGATCACCGGCATCGTCGACGAGACCAAGGAGAAGCTCGGCGACACCGACCTGAGCTACTACCACGAGGTCGACGACACCATGTACTCGGCGACCTCCGACACCTTCATCGGGCAGATCTACAACGAGTTCGGTCTGACCAACATCGCGGACGAGGCCGACGACGCCGCCTCCTCCGGCGGCTACCCGCAGCTCTCCCCGGAGTTCATCGTCGAGGCCGACCCCGACCTGATCTTCCTCGCCTACGGCGGCGCGGACGCCGTCGAGGATGTGGCCGAGCGCCCCGCCTTCGACAAGGTCAGCGCCGTGCAGGACGACGACATCGTGCAGCTGGACGAGGACATCTCCTCCCGCTGGGGGCCGCGCGTCGTCGACCTGGCCCAGGAGGTCTCCGACGCCGTCCTGGCCGCGTCGGGCGAGGAGCGCTAG